One region of Miscanthus floridulus cultivar M001 chromosome 19, ASM1932011v1, whole genome shotgun sequence genomic DNA includes:
- the LOC136527659 gene encoding phosphatidylinositol 4-kinase gamma 5-like, translated as MPRNLESPVQTQMAVSALDRALSSEYPTKSRSETKVGGWKHVFVQTDTGCVLAIQLDRGDNAHTVKRRLQVALNFPTDERSLTLGDRVLKNDLSTIRNDSPLLLTKTFMHRSSSTPCLSPRGKDLQQQKDKGCPIELLVCPSRCSRARQLVKDVARAIRKGVDPVPIKSGLGGAYYFKNSKGENAAIVKPNDEEPFAPNNPKGFIGKSLGQPGLKRSVRIGETGFREVAAYLLDHDNSANVPPTLLVKISHPVFHMNEGANCANKNIADGSTQAVSKIASFQQFIPHDFDASDHGTSSFPVSAVHRIGILDIRIFNTDRHAGNLLVRKQTGAGKFGNQTELIPIDHGLCLPECLEDPYFEWIHWPQASVPFSEDELEYIANLDPVKDADMLRMELPMIREACLRVLILSTIFLKEATAFGLCLAEIGEMMSREFTGMEDQPSELEFVCMEARRLAAEQEDSTTEHDSGEEDLTQFELDSEDHEMLKEPSAHQFEFKTRNSRNQLSKLDEADEEEEEEEEDDTEEVESDAGKLACPKPVNKWLANISKLSTSLKDVNLADKTQRQLSAGPKFVDPVNTSKSNSNDSGSQLCNWGSANDMLPTSVSFVKLADMKTETWGLFLEKFQELLPETFRSHKCSVTAQRAKQRLGTSCQF; from the coding sequence atgccTCGCAACTTGGAGAGCCCGGTGCAGACCCAGATGGCAGTCTCAGCCTTGGACCGAGCTCTTAGCAGCGAGTACCCTACCAAAAGCAGAAGCGAGACCAAGGTTGGCGGATGGAAACATGTTTTTGTCCAAACTGACACTGGTTGTGTCCTGGCTATTCAATTGGATCGTGGTGACAATGCACACACGGTCAAAAGAAGGCTGCAGGTGGCCTTAAACTTTCCTACTGATGAGAGGTCACTGACATTAGGCGATCGTGTTCTGAAAAATGATCTTAGCACCATTAGAAATGATTCCCCATTGCTTCTCACAAAGACTTTCATGCATCGAAGTTCCTCCACACCATGCTTGTCTCCTAGAGGCAAGGATCTCCAACAGCAAAAAGACAAGGGTTGTCCAATTGAACTGTTAGTATGCCCGAGCCGCTGTTCTCGAGCAAGGCAGCTCGTGAAGGATGTTGCTAGGGCAATCAGGAAAGGTGTGGATCCAGTACCTATCAAAAGTGGGCTTGGTGGTGCCTACTATTTCAAGAACAGCAAAGGTGAGAATGCGGCAATTGTGAAGCCAAATGATGAGGAGCCTTTTGCACCCAACAACCCAAAAGGTTTTATAGGGAAATCCCTTGGGCAGCCAGGCCTCAAAAGATCAGTTCGAATTGGTGAGACTGGATTCAGAGAGGTTGCTGCCTACCTTCTGGACCATGATAATTCTGCTAATGTCCCTCCGACGCTACTTGTTAAGATTTCTCATCCTGTGTTTCATATGAATGAAGGCGCCAACTGTGCTAACAAAAATATTGCTGATGGTAGCACTCAAGCTGTTAGCAAGATTGCATCATTTCAGCAGTTTATTCCTCATGATTTTGATGCCAGTGATCATGGCACCTCAAGCTTTCCTGTTTCTGCTGTCCATAGGATTGGTATTCTTGACATCAGGATCTTCAACACTGATAGACATGCTGGAAATCTTCTGGTAAGGAAGCAAACTGGAGCAGGAAAATTTGGGAATCAGACTGAACTTATTCCTATTGATCATGGTCTCTGCCTTCCAGAGTGTTTGGAGGATCCTTATTTTGAATGGATCCACTGGCCTCAGGCATCAGTCCCATTCTCTGAGGATGAGCTCGAGTACATTGCAAATCTTGATCCAGTGAAAGATGCTGACATGCTGCGGATGGAGTTGCCTATGATCCGTGAAGCATGCCTGAGAGTACTAATACTCTCAACCATATTTCTAAAAGAAGCCACAGCATTTGGTCTGTGCCTTGCAGAGATTGGGGAGATGATGAGCAGAGAATTTACTGGGATGGAAGATCAGCCAAGTGAGCTAGAGTTTGTCTGCATGGAGGCAAGGAGGCTAGCAGCAGAACAAGAAGACAGTACCACAGAACATGACTCTGGTGAGGAGGATTTAACTCAGTTTGAACTTGACAGCGAAGATCATGAAATGCTAAAAGAACCATCAGCCCACCAGTTTGAATTTAAGACAAGAAACTCCAGAAACCAACTGTCCAAATTGGATGAAgccgatgaagaagaggaggaagaagaggaagatgatacTGAGGAGGTAGAAAGCGATGCTGGAAAGTTAGCTTGCCCTAAGCCTGTCAATAAGTGGCTTGCTAACATTTCAAAGCTGTCAACCTCACTGAAGGATGTCAATCTAGCAGACAAAACCCAGCGTCAACTGTCTGCTGGTCCTAAGTTTGTGGATCCTGTGAATACTTCTAAGAGCAACAGCAATGACAGTGGCTCTCAACTTTGTAACTGGGGAAGTGCAAACGATATGCTCCCTACAAGTGTGAGCTTCGTCAAGCTGGCTGACATGAAAACTGAGACGTGGGGCCTGTTCCTCGAGAAGTTCCAGGAGCTCCTGCCTGAGACATTCCGCTCCCACAAGTGCAGTGTCACAGCGCAAAGGGCAAAGCAGAGGCTTGGCACTTCTTGCCAGTTTTGA
- the LOC136525283 gene encoding uncharacterized protein, with product MSCPINVDEAQGSRAISVADSAPGDATLAVTEINVTGKRGIPVFVAPLHSQRESDGQGRRATVEEMMGMGFQGFLLLEERDDDDPVAQRKKWFKEMRGWLMVLATVAASVTYQAGLNPPGGFWQDDKEHQIAGNPVLRDKHWSRYMIFYYFNATAFVTSLVIMVLLMSERFYHTEAKVLALMLTTFIDLISLIGAYIAGTTRFFSSCIYIIVIVCVAFAGVIYIGEVMEEICKFFMRKMPCMLRLLQSRWFPVPAEVARSLQQPEERISQTRTTARNNQSGGSCACCAPRAEG from the exons ATGTCTTGTCCGATCAATGTCGACGAAGCACAGGGAAGTCGAGCCATCAGCGTGGCCGACTCTGCTCCAGGCGATGCGACCCTGGCGGTCACTGAGATCAACGTGACGGGGAAGCGCGGCATCCCGGTGTTTGTGGCGCCACTGCACAGCCAGAGAGAAAGTGATGGCCAAGGCCGCCGCGCCACTGTGGAGGAGATGATGGGCATGGGGTTTCAGGGCTTCCTCCTCCTGGAGGAGAGGGACGACGACGATCCGGTTGCGCAGCGCAAGAAGTGGTTCAAGGAGATGCGCGGGTGGCTGATGGTGCTGGCCACCGTTGCAGCGTCCGTGACCTACCAGGCCGGCCTGAACCCGCCCGGCGGGTTCTGGCAGGACGACAAAGAGCACCAGATCGCTGGCAACCCGGTGCTCCGGGACAAGCACTGGTCAAGGTACATGATCTTCTACTACTTTAACGCCACAGCGTTCGTGACGTCGCTCGTGATCATGGTGCTGCTGATGAGCGAGCGGTTCTACCACACGGAGGCCAAGGTGTTGGCGCTCATGCTCACCACCTTCATCGACCTCATCAGCCTCATCGGCGCCTACATCGCCGGCACCACGCGCTTCTTCTCCTCCTGCATCTACATCATCGTCATCGTTTGCGTTGCCTTTGCTGGGGTCATCTACATCGGAGA GGTAATGGAAGAAATATGCAAATTCTTCATGAGAAAGATGCCTTGCATGCTCCGACTGCTGCAGAGCAGGTGGTTCCCGGTGCCGGCTGAGGTGGCGAGGAGTCTGCAGCAGCCCGAGGAGCGCATTAGCCAGACGAGAACAACGGCGAGGAACAATCAGAGCGGTGGCTCCTGCGCCTGCTGTGCGCCGCGCGCGGAGGGCTGA
- the LOC136526959 gene encoding uncharacterized protein: MAPNQMPPETGHAPAEEEPPRPKGILERMHKYLLLLAILAATVTYNAGLSPPGGVWADDADGHLAGDPVLQAHYAARYNVFFYCNATAFVASLVIIMLLLSSTFSFHGYRVRALQTAMVLDLLGLMGAFTAGSCRKVRTSAYIVALACACVAYLVVHLLLHFWVRSSRCPSTRREVSELLNLHRLCLCCCCCGRSDDGAAAAQDAPS; this comes from the exons ATGGCTCCAAATCAGATGCCTCCGGAGACAGGACACGCTCCAGCGGAGGAGGAGCCGCCGCGGCCCAAGGGCATTCTGGAACGGATGCACAAGTACCTCCTCCTGCTTGCCATCCTCGCCGCCACGGTCACCTACAACGCTGGCCTCAGCCCACCCGGCGGCGTCTGGGCTGACGACGCCGATGGACACCTCGCCGGCGACCCCGTGCTGCAG GCTCACTACGCCGCGCGGTACAACGTGTTCTTCTACTGCAACGCGACGGCGTTCGTGGCGTCGCTGGTGATCATCATGCTGCTGCTGAGCAGCACCTTCAGCTTCCACGGGTACCGCGTCCGCGCGCTGCAGACGGCCATGGTGCTGGACCTGCTGGGCCTCATGGGCGCCTTCACGGCGGGGAGCTGCCGGAAGGTCAGGACGTCGGCGTACATCGTGGCGCTCGCCTGCGCCTGCGTCGCCTACCTCGTCGTGCACCTGCTGCTGCACTTCTGGGTCCGGAGCAGCCGCTGCCCGTCCACCCGCCGGGAGGTCTCCGAGCTGCTCAATCTGCACCGCCTCTGCCTCTGTTGCTGTTGCTGTGGCCGGAGTGACGACGGCGCTGCCGCCGCGCAAGATGCTCCCAGCTGA
- the LOC136527403 gene encoding calcium/calmodulin-regulated receptor-like kinase 2, translated as MVDRSSRAVLIGVTAGVAAALLAAAGVLLAIWLYRRRASVATARTRSLESPSATLRADGAGCASLDSSVSVSVVSESVADWGHPPLPKRAAFWAWRGGGAGHNGREPPPLSVSGIPKYHYKDLQKATSNFTTILGQGSFGPVYRAVMATGEVVAVKVLASDSRQGEREFQTEVALLSRLHHRNLVNLVGYCVEKGQRILIYEYMSNGSLARLLYGDNKRSLSWQERLQIAHDISHGIEYLHEGAVPPVIHRDLKSDNILLDHSMRAKVADFGLSKEEVYDGSKSGLKGTYGYMDPDYMSTNKLTKKSDVYSFGIILFELITAINPQQGLMEYINLAAIGGEGRVDWEEILDKDLLVGNIPEEVRMLADVAYRCVNKSPRKRPWISEVTQAISRLRQRQLTKYDALTLPRSETRTVLRRIEYQHVELSDLTSMKELTPIRVS; from the exons ATGGTCGATAGGAGCAGCAGGGCCGTGCTCATCGGGGTCACCGCCGGCGTCGCGGCCGCGCTGCTCGCGGCGGCGGGTGTGCTCCTGGCCATCTGGCTCTACCGCCGGCGGGCCAGCGTCGCCACCGCACGGACGCGGTCCCTCGAGTCGCCCTCGGCCACGCTGCGGGCCGACGGCGCCGGATGCGCCAGCCTCGACTCCAGCGTCTCCGTCTCCGTGGTCTCCGAGAGCGTCGCCGACTGGGGCCACCCGCCACTGCCCAAACGCGCCGCGTTCTGGGCCTGGAGAGGAGGCGGCGCCGGCCACAACGGCAGGGAGCCGCCGCCGCTGTCCGTCTCCGGGATCCCAAAATACCATTACAA GGATCTGCAGAAGGCTACCAGCAACTTTACCACAATTCTGGGGCAAGGATCGTTCGGTCCTGTGTACAGAGCTGTAATGGCCACCGGTGAAGTGGTAGCTGTAAAGGTGCTCGCGAGTGATTCAAGGCAAGGGGAAAGAGAGTTCCAGACTGAG GTAGCATTGCTTAGCAGGCTGCATCATAGGAATCTTGTTAATTTGGTTGGGTATTGTGTGGAAAAAGGGCAGCGCATTCTGATTTATGAGTACATGAGCAATGGGAGTTTGGCAAGACTTTTATATG GTGACAATAAACGGAGTTTGAGCTGGCAAGAAAGGCTGCAAATTGCTCATGATATCTCTCATGGAATTGAGTATCTGCATGAAGGG GCTGTTCCACCTGTTATTCACAGGGATCTAAAGTCTGATAATATACTTTTGGACCATTCGATGAGGGCCAAG GTTGCAGACTTTGGTCTATCAAAGGAGGAAGTGTATGATGGAAGTAAGTCTGGCCTCAAGGGCACCTATGGATATATGGATCCTGATTACATGTCCACAAATAAGTTAACAAAGAAGAGTGATGTGTACAGTTTCGGCATAATACTTTTTGAACTGATAACAGCCATAAATCCGCAACAAGGTCTAATGGAGTACATTAATCTG GCAGCAATTGGAGGGGAGGGAAGGGTTGATTGGGAGGAGATACTGGATAAGGACCTCCTAGTAGGGAACATCCCTGAAGAGGTCCGGATGCTTGCTGATGTTGCCTACCGATGCGTTAACAAGAGTCCAAGGAAGCGCCCCTGGATATCAGAGGTCACGCAGGCCATCTCAAGGCTCAGGCAGCGCCAGCTGACAAAGTATGATGCGCTAACTCTGCCAAGGAGTGAGACCAGGACCGTCCTTAGGAGGATAGAGTACCAGCATGTGGAGCTTAGTGACCTCACCAGCATGAAAGAACTTACGCCGATAAGGGTATCATGA